From the Trueperaceae bacterium genome, one window contains:
- a CDS encoding cation:proton antiporter has translation MTPFLELMLVLAIVVAGAKLAGYLVGKLGQPTVVGEIGFGLLLGPSVLDLMGFPIFVHAAETTETIKLLGELGVVVLMFIAGLETDLAAMRRVGMPALVSATGGVLLPLLGGWGFGLLVGMPMNEAVFVGTILTATSVSISAQTLLELRKLRTKEGMTILGAAVIDDVLGILILSVVVALFAAGPGAAPPVWLVGVKMVAYFVVALLLAPVVTRLLRWFDKLPIAQPLVAISLVLVLVYSWSAEYLGGVAAITGAYLVGILLGRTEFKRRLEEAMQVFGYGFLVSIFFADIGLRANLREAIGGPLVWVGLVIILLAIVTKVVGSGLGARVMGFTTVEATRVGAGMVSRGEVGLIVAAIGVERGVIPQDLFAIMVLMVVVTTLVTPVFLRSAFRVGPPSLEEA, from the coding sequence GTGACGCCGTTCCTCGAGTTGATGCTGGTCCTGGCCATCGTGGTGGCGGGGGCCAAGCTGGCGGGCTACCTCGTCGGCAAGCTGGGGCAGCCCACGGTGGTGGGCGAGATCGGCTTCGGGCTGCTGCTTGGCCCGAGCGTGCTGGACCTCATGGGCTTCCCGATCTTCGTGCACGCCGCCGAGACGACCGAGACCATCAAGCTCCTCGGCGAGCTGGGCGTGGTGGTGCTCATGTTCATCGCGGGGCTGGAGACGGACCTCGCGGCCATGCGGCGGGTGGGCATGCCGGCGCTCGTGTCGGCCACGGGCGGGGTGCTCCTGCCGCTCCTCGGCGGTTGGGGCTTCGGGCTGCTGGTGGGCATGCCGATGAACGAGGCCGTGTTCGTGGGCACCATCCTCACGGCCACGAGCGTGTCGATCAGCGCCCAGACGCTGCTGGAGCTCAGGAAGCTGCGCACCAAGGAGGGGATGACCATCTTGGGCGCCGCGGTCATCGACGACGTGCTGGGCATCCTCATCCTGTCGGTGGTGGTGGCGCTCTTCGCCGCCGGTCCCGGCGCGGCGCCGCCCGTCTGGCTGGTGGGCGTGAAGATGGTGGCGTACTTCGTGGTCGCGCTGCTGCTGGCGCCCGTCGTGACGCGCCTGCTGCGCTGGTTCGACAAGCTCCCCATCGCACAGCCGCTGGTGGCAATCAGCCTGGTGCTGGTGCTCGTCTACTCCTGGTCGGCCGAGTACCTTGGCGGGGTGGCCGCCATCACGGGCGCCTACCTGGTGGGCATCCTCCTCGGCCGGACGGAGTTCAAGCGCCGCCTCGAGGAGGCCATGCAGGTCTTCGGCTACGGCTTCCTGGTCTCCATCTTCTTCGCCGACATCGGCCTGCGCGCCAACCTGCGCGAGGCGATAGGCGGCCCGCTCGTGTGGGTGGGCCTCGTCATCATCCTCCTAGCCATCGTCACGAAGGTGGTCGGTTCCGGCCTCGGGGCGCGCGTCATGGGCTTCACCACGGTCGAGGCCACGCGCGTGGGCGCCGGCATGGTGTCGCGCGGCGAGGTGGGCCTGATCGTGGCCGCCATCGGCGTGGAGCGGGGCGTCATCCCGCAGGACCTGTTCGCCATCATGGTGCTGATGGTGGTGGTCACGACGCTCGTCACGCCGGTGTTCCTGCGTTCCGCCTTCCGGGTCGGGCCGCCCTCGCTGGAGGAGGCTTGA
- the pepF gene encoding oligoendopeptidase F has product MPEPLPHRKDVDPSFTWNLEAAYPTEAAFEADLAGLATDLTGLAAYAGRLGASAATLADFFAAYWPAVTKLQRLRVYATLPIAVDQTDQAARAKAGRFQAVAARFGSDLAFVAPELLALGAERLAEFGREEPRLADMTRWFARLEASRAHVRSAEVEEVLGRAADPFGALERAYNSLANGELPFASVEHGGRSYEVARSTYPALIASPDRDLREKAYDSYTRAFLSHQDTFTDLYVGRIKQSAFLARARGYEDTLAEQLEPREVPREVLTNVLEVFGRNVGVWHRYWEARRRLLGVAELREWDVFAPLATSSPALPYARAVDHVLAGMAPLGDDYLTPLRRGLLEERWVDVYPNRGKRDGAFATRFYRGQPYIMMSYQGTLESMSTLAHELGHAMHSKLMDEVQPPANANYAMVVAETASNFNQALVRSHLLKVTTDPAARLAILDEAFYNFHRYFFIMPTLVRFELEAHRAVERGEGLTAQRLVGIMQGLFQEGYGDVIRADERTGITWAQFGHLYMPFYTFQYSVGIAAAAALAADVREGHERGDAAPAERYLAFLRAGSALEPLELFRAAGVDMTTPAPIEKAFAVLEGYVRELETLAG; this is encoded by the coding sequence ATGCCCGAGCCCCTCCCCCACCGCAAGGACGTCGACCCGAGCTTCACCTGGAACCTGGAGGCCGCCTACCCCACGGAGGCCGCCTTCGAGGCCGACCTGGCGGGGCTGGCCACCGACCTGACCGGGCTGGCCGCCTACGCGGGGCGCCTCGGCGCGAGCGCCGCCACCCTGGCGGACTTCTTCGCCGCCTACTGGCCGGCGGTCACCAAGCTGCAGCGGCTGCGCGTCTACGCCACCCTGCCGATAGCCGTGGACCAGACCGACCAGGCGGCGCGCGCCAAGGCGGGGCGCTTCCAGGCGGTGGCGGCGCGCTTCGGGAGCGACCTGGCGTTCGTGGCGCCCGAGCTGCTCGCCCTTGGAGCCGAGCGGCTGGCGGAGTTCGGGCGCGAGGAGCCGCGCCTGGCAGACATGACGCGGTGGTTCGCCCGGCTGGAGGCGAGCCGCGCCCACGTGCGCAGCGCCGAGGTCGAGGAGGTGCTGGGCCGCGCCGCCGACCCGTTCGGCGCCCTGGAGCGCGCCTACAACTCGCTCGCCAACGGCGAGCTGCCGTTCGCGAGCGTGGAGCATGGCGGCCGCAGCTACGAGGTGGCGCGCAGCACCTACCCCGCCCTGATCGCGTCGCCCGACCGCGACCTGAGGGAGAAGGCGTACGACTCCTACACGCGCGCCTTCCTCTCGCACCAGGACACCTTCACGGACCTGTACGTCGGCCGCATCAAGCAGTCGGCGTTCCTGGCGCGCGCCAGGGGTTACGAGGACACGCTCGCCGAGCAGCTCGAGCCGCGCGAGGTGCCGCGCGAGGTGCTCACGAACGTCCTGGAAGTGTTCGGGAGGAACGTGGGGGTGTGGCACCGCTACTGGGAGGCGCGCCGGCGCCTGCTGGGCGTGGCGGAGCTGAGGGAGTGGGACGTGTTCGCGCCCCTCGCCACGAGCTCGCCCGCCCTGCCGTACGCGCGCGCAGTCGACCACGTGCTGGCCGGCATGGCGCCCCTTGGCGACGACTACCTGACGCCGCTGCGCCGGGGGCTCCTCGAGGAGCGCTGGGTCGACGTCTACCCGAACCGCGGCAAGCGCGACGGCGCCTTCGCCACGCGCTTCTACCGCGGCCAGCCCTACATCATGATGAGCTACCAGGGCACGCTCGAGAGCATGAGCACCCTGGCGCACGAGCTGGGCCACGCCATGCACTCGAAGCTGATGGACGAGGTGCAGCCGCCCGCCAACGCCAACTACGCCATGGTGGTGGCGGAGACGGCGTCCAACTTCAACCAGGCGTTGGTGCGGAGCCACCTGCTGAAGGTGACGACCGACCCGGCGGCGAGGCTCGCCATCCTCGACGAGGCGTTCTACAACTTCCACCGTTACTTCTTCATCATGCCGACGCTCGTGCGCTTCGAGCTGGAGGCGCACCGGGCCGTGGAGCGCGGCGAGGGCCTCACCGCGCAGCGCCTGGTCGGCATCATGCAGGGCCTCTTCCAGGAGGGGTACGGCGACGTCATACGCGCCGACGAGCGCACCGGCATCACCTGGGCGCAGTTCGGGCACCTCTACATGCCGTTCTACACGTTCCAGTACTCGGTCGGCATCGCGGCGGCCGCGGCGCTGGCGGCCGACGTGCGCGAGGGCCACGAGCGCGGCGACGCCGCCCCGGCCGAGCGTTACCTTGCCTTCCTGCGCGCCGGGTCGGCGCTCGAGCCGCTCGAGCTCTTCCGCGCCGCCGGGGTCGACATGACGACGCCCGCGCCCATCGAGAAGGCGTTCGCCGTGCTGGAGGGTTACGTGCGCGAGCTCGAGACGCTCGCCGGGTGA
- a CDS encoding ABC transporter substrate-binding protein: protein MKRLLVGVVLSLLLLAGSASAQRVNVLCSPDLAWCEALGPAFKAATGLDLEFIRLGSSESLARLRAEAANPVFDVWFGGTGDPHLAAFNEGLTEFYKPSQWDDLLPSLTKAVGETYIPLYTGALGFVVNEGILAEHGVETPKCWSDLTNPALKNLIAMPDPNASGTAYTTIATLVQIMGEDAAFDYLAKLHQNVQQYTRSGAAPGQLAGRGDVAIAIQFMHDGVKFAEEGFPLTVIAPCEGTGFEIGGLSLVKGAPERDAAIKFIEWALTPEAQAIAATVGSYQVQSNSKTPVPAAAPKLDTINLIDYDFAKYGDPAERDRLVSRWTNEIFPQPR from the coding sequence GTGAAACGACTGTTGGTCGGCGTTGTCCTCTCGCTCCTGCTGCTCGCGGGTTCCGCGAGCGCGCAGCGCGTGAACGTGCTCTGTAGCCCCGACCTCGCCTGGTGCGAGGCGCTCGGGCCGGCCTTCAAGGCGGCCACCGGCCTCGACCTCGAGTTCATCCGCCTCGGCTCCAGCGAGTCGCTGGCGCGCCTCCGCGCCGAGGCCGCCAACCCCGTCTTCGACGTGTGGTTCGGCGGCACGGGCGACCCGCACCTCGCCGCCTTCAACGAAGGCCTCACCGAGTTCTACAAGCCGTCGCAGTGGGACGACCTCCTGCCGAGCCTCACGAAGGCCGTCGGCGAGACGTACATCCCGCTCTACACGGGCGCGCTCGGCTTCGTCGTCAACGAGGGCATCCTCGCCGAGCACGGCGTCGAGACGCCCAAGTGCTGGTCCGACCTGACGAACCCGGCCCTCAAGAACCTCATCGCCATGCCCGACCCGAACGCGTCCGGCACGGCCTACACGACCATCGCCACGCTGGTGCAGATCATGGGTGAGGACGCGGCCTTCGACTACCTCGCCAAGCTGCACCAGAACGTGCAGCAGTACACGCGCTCCGGCGCCGCCCCGGGCCAGCTGGCCGGCCGCGGCGACGTGGCCATCGCCATCCAGTTCATGCACGACGGCGTCAAGTTCGCCGAGGAGGGCTTCCCCCTCACCGTCATCGCCCCCTGCGAGGGCACGGGCTTCGAGATCGGCGGCCTGAGCCTCGTCAAGGGCGCGCCCGAGCGCGACGCCGCCATCAAGTTCATCGAGTGGGCGCTCACGCCCGAGGCGCAGGCAATCGCCGCCACCGTCGGCTCGTACCAGGTGCAGTCGAACAGCAAGACGCCCGTGCCGGCCGCCGCCCCGAAGCTCGACACCATCAACCTGATCGACTACGACTTCGCCAAGTACGGCGACCCCGCGGAGCGCGACCGCCTGGTCAGCCGCTGGACGAACGAGATCTTCCCGCAGCCGCGCTGA
- a CDS encoding iron ABC transporter permease, translated as MSHARTRGRGSLAAVYAVGAAAAFLALPFGRPGRPFLTVDPAFRPWNLDAPWLWLLPVLALVAAAAALAPLDTIRRGNVLTFAGAGAFITGTAWLLTTKTAFGMGALVSLALLIVVMGYGLSLSGRVRADPFVAASILVTGLLVLLLVVYPLVTVLQASVIVNGKFTFEKFASTLQTSRFLLIENPFTDRSESALVRGFALAGLALGAAWALWRRAGVARVVVGGLVGGLGGLGLGLMLFARGAVPSSLALAVIAAGFATLLGLGFALLGQRTRLRFVKTSLGAFSVLPIITPPFILAFSMIFLLGRRGLLTFDILGISSNWIFGIPGVALAQVLAFTPIAYMVIQGSVAALDAALEEASTTLGASQWHTFRTITWPLLRPGLANAFLLTVIESFADFGNPLILGGDRNYLATEVFSAFAARFDQAEAAVYGVVLLFVVLLVFYAQARWLGRGSFVTVTGKPSRRAFGRLPAALEAALLVVFAVWALTVVALYASIIYGSFVRLWGVNGTLTLKHWQDLAKAGIPVFLYTVRIAAISAVPAALLGFLIAYLVVRQEFWGRKLLEFGSMLSFATPGTVMGIAYILAFNTGPWLLTSSAAIIVLAFMFRNMPVAIRGGVAGFAQIDRSLEEASTMLGSSAFRTLRTILVPLLIIPIVSGLIFAFVRAMTAISQVIFVVSPGNQLTTVLLLGWVEQGQTGRAAAMGTLLIVSMLVVILLLNLLTRRRGGMTGEVVA; from the coding sequence ATCTCGCACGCGCGAACCAGGGGGCGCGGCAGCCTGGCGGCCGTCTACGCCGTCGGCGCCGCCGCGGCGTTCCTCGCCCTGCCGTTCGGCAGGCCGGGGCGGCCGTTCCTCACCGTCGACCCGGCGTTCCGGCCGTGGAACCTCGACGCGCCCTGGCTGTGGCTCCTGCCCGTGCTGGCGCTCGTGGCCGCCGCCGCCGCCCTCGCGCCGCTCGACACCATCCGCCGCGGCAACGTCCTCACCTTCGCTGGCGCGGGCGCGTTCATCACCGGCACGGCCTGGCTCCTGACCACCAAGACCGCGTTCGGGATGGGCGCCCTCGTGTCGTTGGCGCTCCTCATCGTGGTGATGGGTTACGGCCTCAGCCTCTCAGGCCGCGTCCGCGCCGACCCGTTCGTGGCGGCCAGCATCCTCGTCACGGGCCTGCTCGTGCTGCTCCTCGTCGTCTACCCTCTCGTCACCGTGCTGCAGGCGTCCGTCATCGTGAACGGCAAGTTCACCTTCGAGAAGTTCGCCTCCACCCTGCAGACCAGCCGCTTCCTGCTGATCGAGAACCCGTTCACCGACCGCAGCGAGAGCGCCCTCGTGCGCGGCTTCGCCCTGGCGGGGCTTGCGCTCGGCGCGGCGTGGGCGCTGTGGCGGCGCGCCGGCGTCGCGCGCGTGGTCGTGGGCGGCCTCGTGGGCGGCCTCGGCGGGCTCGGCCTCGGCCTCATGCTGTTCGCGCGCGGCGCCGTGCCGAGCAGCCTGGCGCTGGCCGTGATAGCGGCCGGCTTCGCGACCCTCCTCGGGCTCGGCTTCGCGCTCCTCGGGCAGCGGACGCGGTTGCGCTTCGTCAAGACGTCGCTGGGCGCCTTCAGCGTCCTGCCCATCATCACGCCGCCCTTCATCCTCGCCTTCTCCATGATCTTCCTGCTGGGCCGGCGCGGCCTCCTGACCTTCGACATCCTGGGTATCTCGAGCAACTGGATCTTCGGCATCCCCGGCGTGGCGCTGGCGCAGGTGCTGGCGTTCACGCCCATCGCCTACATGGTCATCCAAGGCTCGGTGGCGGCGCTGGACGCGGCGCTCGAGGAGGCGTCCACCACGCTGGGCGCCAGCCAATGGCACACGTTCCGCACCATCACGTGGCCGCTGCTCAGGCCCGGCCTCGCCAACGCCTTCCTCCTCACCGTCATCGAGTCGTTCGCGGACTTCGGCAACCCCCTCATCCTGGGCGGCGACCGCAACTACCTCGCCACCGAGGTGTTCTCCGCCTTCGCGGCGCGCTTCGACCAGGCCGAGGCCGCCGTCTACGGCGTGGTGCTCCTCTTCGTGGTGCTCCTCGTCTTCTACGCCCAGGCGCGCTGGCTGGGCCGCGGCTCCTTCGTGACCGTCACGGGCAAGCCGTCCAGGCGCGCCTTCGGGCGCCTACCGGCCGCGCTGGAGGCGGCGCTGCTCGTCGTGTTCGCCGTGTGGGCCCTCACGGTGGTGGCGCTATACGCCTCCATCATCTACGGCTCGTTCGTGAGGCTGTGGGGCGTCAACGGCACCCTCACCCTCAAGCACTGGCAGGACCTCGCCAAGGCCGGCATCCCCGTGTTCCTCTACACGGTGCGCATCGCCGCCATCAGCGCGGTGCCCGCGGCGCTCCTCGGCTTCCTCATCGCCTACCTCGTCGTGCGGCAGGAGTTCTGGGGCCGCAAGCTGCTCGAGTTCGGCTCCATGCTGTCGTTCGCCACGCCCGGCACCGTGATGGGCATCGCCTACATCCTCGCCTTCAACACGGGCCCGTGGCTCCTCACCTCGAGCGCCGCCATCATCGTGCTGGCCTTCATGTTCCGCAACATGCCCGTGGCCATCCGCGGGGGCGTGGCGGGCTTCGCGCAGATCGACAGGAGCCTCGAGGAGGCGTCCACCATGCTCGGCTCGAGCGCCTTCCGGACGCTCCGCACGATCCTCGTGCCGCTCCTGATCATCCCCATCGTGTCGGGCCTGATCTTCGCGTTCGTGCGCGCCATGACGGCCATCAGCCAGGTCATCTTCGTCGTCAGCCCCGGCAACCAGCTCACCACGGTGCTGCTCCTCGGCTGGGTGGAGCAGGGCCAGACGGGGCGCGCGGCGGCCATGGGTACACTGTTGATCGTCTCGATGCTGGTGGTGATCCTGCTGCTCAACCTGCTCACCCGCCGCCGCGGCGGCATGACCGGAGAGGTGGTGGCCTGA
- a CDS encoding ABC transporter ATP-binding protein: MPAPAPVRLEGVTKKFGQDVVAVDRLDLAITPGSLVTLLGPSGCGKTTTLRMIAGLEAVSGGSIMIDDQDVTRLAANHRDVTMVFQSYALFPHMSVFDNVAYGLRIARVSGADLERRVREALDTVGLVGLEKRSPAALSGGQQQRVALARSLVLEPRVLLFDEPLSNLDAKLRRRVRQEIRELQQRLGITSVYVTHDQEEALAISDTIVVMKGGRIQQQGTPHELYTQPANRFVADFIGSANFLPGEYAGTNVSVGPYRFGYEQAFPGGKATVMVRPEAVRLAPGGEGGGPDGGHLPGTIKSVSYLGVTSELLIDTPLGELASSVSGEGRSSFRRGDAVEVTFHPAGVYLLPPGGEAAA; encoded by the coding sequence ATGCCGGCGCCGGCGCCCGTTAGGCTCGAAGGAGTGACCAAGAAGTTCGGACAGGACGTGGTGGCCGTCGACCGACTCGACCTCGCCATCACGCCCGGCTCGCTCGTCACGCTGCTCGGCCCCTCCGGCTGCGGCAAGACGACCACGCTGCGCATGATCGCCGGCCTCGAGGCCGTGTCGGGCGGCAGCATCATGATCGACGACCAGGACGTCACGCGGCTCGCGGCCAACCACCGCGACGTCACGATGGTGTTCCAGAGCTACGCACTCTTCCCGCACATGAGCGTCTTCGACAACGTGGCGTACGGCCTGCGCATCGCCCGCGTGTCCGGCGCCGACCTCGAGCGCCGCGTCAGGGAGGCGCTCGACACGGTGGGCCTCGTCGGCCTGGAGAAGCGCAGCCCGGCCGCCCTGTCGGGCGGGCAGCAGCAGCGCGTGGCGCTGGCGCGCTCGCTCGTGCTCGAGCCGCGCGTGCTCCTCTTCGACGAGCCCCTCTCCAACCTCGACGCCAAGCTGCGCCGGCGCGTGCGCCAGGAGATCAGGGAGCTGCAGCAGCGCCTCGGCATCACGAGCGTGTACGTGACGCACGACCAGGAGGAGGCGCTCGCCATCTCCGACACCATCGTCGTCATGAAGGGCGGGCGCATCCAGCAGCAGGGCACGCCACACGAGCTGTACACGCAACCCGCCAACCGCTTCGTGGCCGACTTCATCGGCTCGGCCAACTTCCTGCCCGGTGAGTACGCCGGCACCAACGTGAGCGTGGGCCCTTATCGCTTCGGCTACGAGCAGGCGTTCCCCGGCGGCAAGGCCACCGTCATGGTGCGGCCCGAGGCCGTGCGCCTCGCGCCCGGCGGCGAGGGCGGCGGGCCGGACGGCGGGCACCTGCCCGGCACCATCAAGAGCGTGAGCTACCTGGGCGTCACCAGCGAGCTGCTCATCGACACGCCCCTCGGCGAGCTCGCGTCGAGCGTCTCCGGCGAGGGACGCAGCAGCTTCCGCCGCGGCGACGCGGTGGAGGTGACGTTCCACCCCGCCGGCGTCTACCTGCTCCCGCCGGGGGGCGAGGCGGCGGCATGA
- the iolD gene encoding 3D-(3,5/4)-trihydroxycyclohexane-1,2-dione acylhydrolase (decyclizing), with protein sequence MSKRRLTVGQAIVAYLAAQSSERDGVARPLVPGMFAILGHGNVTGLGQALQELGPEVGLEAYRPQNEQAMVHTAAAFAKHANRLQVLACTASIGPGSTNMLTAAAGATINRLPVLLFPSDYFANRVPDPVLQQLEHPLEHDVSVNDAFRPVSRFFTRITRPEQLLAALPEAMRVLTDPAETGAVTIALPEDVQTEAYDWPEAFFAPRAWRVRRPEPEAELVAEAARRLARAERPLIVCGGGVIYSGASEELAAFALRHGVPVVESQAGKGALPWDHPLNAGPVGAAGGLAANRLAARADLVVAVGTRLGDFVTASKTAFQDPGVEFVGVNVTPFDAAKLGGMALVADAKRALERLGAALEAAGWEGAPAAWRERTRSLKREWDGVVDELRAGKGLAATRGGVDPGAQVAADDRLAQAEVIGIVNDAVGGHATMICAAGSMPGDLLKLWRPEDPKAYHLEYGYSCMGYEIPAGIGVKLAEPEREVVVMIGDGSYLMMNSEIVTALAEGLRFTVVLVDNHGFQSIHGLQRASGTPSFLNELRSRGGAALDGPYQTVDFTAHARSLGANALYAPTREALEEALAAAKGDERLSVIVVPTHPEKRVPGFEGWWDVPIAEATEQENVRAARWEYDLGRAKQRPV encoded by the coding sequence ATGAGCAAGCGGCGCCTCACGGTGGGCCAGGCCATCGTCGCCTACCTGGCCGCGCAGTCCTCCGAGCGCGACGGCGTGGCGCGGCCCCTCGTGCCCGGCATGTTCGCCATCCTCGGGCACGGCAACGTCACGGGCCTGGGCCAGGCGCTGCAGGAGCTGGGGCCCGAGGTGGGCCTCGAGGCGTACCGACCGCAGAACGAGCAGGCCATGGTGCACACGGCGGCGGCGTTCGCCAAGCACGCCAACCGGCTGCAGGTGCTCGCCTGCACCGCCTCGATCGGACCGGGCTCCACCAACATGCTCACGGCGGCGGCGGGCGCCACCATCAACCGCCTGCCCGTGCTGCTCTTCCCGTCCGACTACTTCGCCAACCGCGTGCCCGACCCGGTGCTGCAGCAGCTCGAGCACCCACTGGAGCACGACGTGAGCGTAAACGACGCCTTCAGGCCCGTGTCGCGCTTCTTCACGCGCATCACCAGGCCCGAGCAGCTCCTCGCCGCGCTGCCCGAGGCCATGCGGGTCCTCACCGACCCCGCCGAGACGGGCGCCGTCACCATCGCCCTGCCCGAGGACGTGCAGACGGAGGCGTACGACTGGCCGGAGGCGTTCTTCGCCCCGCGCGCGTGGCGCGTGCGCCGCCCCGAGCCGGAGGCCGAGCTGGTGGCCGAGGCGGCGCGCCGCCTGGCGCGCGCCGAGAGGCCCCTGATCGTGTGCGGCGGCGGCGTCATCTACTCCGGCGCCAGCGAGGAGCTGGCCGCGTTCGCCCTGCGCCACGGCGTGCCGGTGGTCGAGTCGCAGGCCGGCAAGGGCGCCCTGCCGTGGGACCACCCCTTGAACGCCGGGCCCGTGGGGGCGGCGGGCGGGTTGGCTGCCAACCGCCTGGCGGCCCGCGCCGACCTGGTGGTGGCCGTTGGCACGCGTCTCGGCGACTTCGTGACCGCCTCCAAGACCGCCTTCCAGGACCCCGGCGTGGAGTTCGTGGGCGTCAACGTGACGCCCTTCGACGCGGCCAAGCTGGGCGGCATGGCGCTCGTGGCCGACGCCAAGCGCGCCCTGGAGCGACTCGGCGCTGCCCTGGAGGCGGCCGGCTGGGAGGGGGCGCCCGCCGCGTGGCGCGAGCGGACGCGGAGCCTCAAGCGGGAGTGGGACGGCGTGGTCGACGAGCTGCGCGCCGGCAAGGGCCTGGCCGCCACGCGCGGCGGGGTCGACCCGGGCGCGCAGGTGGCCGCCGACGACCGCCTGGCGCAGGCCGAGGTCATCGGCATCGTGAATGACGCCGTGGGCGGACACGCCACCATGATCTGCGCCGCCGGCAGCATGCCAGGCGACCTCCTCAAGCTGTGGCGCCCGGAGGACCCCAAGGCGTACCACCTCGAGTACGGCTACAGCTGCATGGGCTACGAGATCCCCGCCGGCATTGGCGTGAAGCTCGCCGAGCCCGAGCGCGAGGTGGTGGTCATGATCGGCGACGGCTCCTACCTGATGATGAACAGCGAGATCGTGACGGCGCTGGCCGAGGGCCTGCGCTTCACGGTGGTGCTCGTCGACAACCACGGCTTCCAGTCGATCCACGGGCTGCAGCGCGCGTCTGGCACGCCGTCGTTCCTCAACGAACTCAGGAGCCGCGGCGGGGCCGCCCTCGACGGGCCGTACCAGACCGTCGACTTCACCGCCCACGCCCGCTCGCTCGGGGCCAACGCGCTGTACGCGCCCACCCGCGAGGCGCTCGAGGAGGCGCTGGCGGCCGCCAAGGGCGACGAGCGGTTGAGCGTGATAGTGGTGCCCACGCATCCGGAGAAGCGCGTGCCGGGCTTCGAGGGGTGGTGGGACGTGCCCATCGCCGAGGCCACCGAGCAGGAGAACGTGCGCGCCGCCAGGTGGGAGTACGACCTGGGCCGCGCCAAGCAGAGGCCCGTATGA
- a CDS encoding TIM barrel protein — protein sequence MSAAAPRVGIGPIGWVNDDIRGWGPGYTAEQVMSDMAALGYAGSEMSYVYPQEPAALRAALAGHGLVLAGAYRWTNFAHAEYLEEELALARAHVDFCRAAGAGYANLAEGGGSLHWDRRGQSDAVEPLTGDQWARVCRAFDAVGAYARERGVTLCVHPHGGTAIERPADIERLFALTDPELVGYCLDTGHVAYGGGDPGDVTRLLAPRVRYVHLKDVRADVLERARAGGLSFVEAVKANVFCTPGAGALDFDPVMAALREAGYAGWYIVEAEQDPAVHDPYRVSGAAREFLRERYGL from the coding sequence ATGAGCGCCGCTGCCCCACGCGTCGGGATAGGCCCCATCGGCTGGGTGAACGACGACATCCGCGGCTGGGGGCCCGGCTACACGGCCGAGCAGGTGATGAGCGACATGGCGGCCCTCGGCTACGCGGGCTCGGAGATGAGCTACGTCTACCCGCAGGAGCCGGCGGCGCTGCGCGCCGCCCTGGCCGGGCACGGGTTGGTGCTGGCCGGCGCCTACCGCTGGACCAACTTCGCGCACGCCGAGTACCTCGAGGAGGAGCTGGCGCTGGCGCGCGCCCACGTCGACTTCTGCCGCGCCGCCGGCGCGGGGTACGCCAACCTGGCCGAGGGCGGCGGCTCGCTGCACTGGGACAGGCGCGGGCAGTCGGACGCCGTGGAGCCGCTCACCGGCGACCAGTGGGCGCGCGTGTGCCGCGCCTTCGACGCGGTGGGCGCCTACGCCCGCGAGCGCGGCGTGACCCTGTGCGTGCACCCGCACGGCGGCACCGCCATCGAGCGGCCCGCCGACATCGAGCGCCTGTTCGCCCTCACCGACCCCGAGCTGGTCGGTTACTGCCTCGACACTGGCCACGTGGCCTACGGCGGTGGCGACCCCGGCGACGTCACGCGCCTGCTGGCGCCGCGCGTGCGCTACGTGCACCTGAAGGACGTGCGCGCCGACGTGCTGGAGCGCGCGCGGGCGGGGGGCCTGTCGTTCGTGGAGGCCGTGAAGGCGAACGTGTTCTGCACCCCCGGTGCTGGGGCGCTGGACTTCGACCCCGTGATGGCCGCCCTGAGGGAGGCGGGCTACGCGGGGTGGTACATCGTGGAGGCGGAGCAGGACCCGGCGGTGCACGACCCGTACCGCGTGTCGGGCGCCGCCAGGGAGTTCCTGCGGGAGAGGTACGGCCTGTGA